From a single Stackebrandtia endophytica genomic region:
- a CDS encoding toxin → MLRTGDICTNLDSPALSVCVLSNRMHLDAGTGRVMVCPIIPGRPPLDELVGIVPCSGDRALLPEMTHWLPQSAIEATGERVGAGEVAEAVRLVYSLIR, encoded by the coding sequence GTGCTGCGGACCGGTGACATCTGCACCAACCTCGACTCCCCGGCCCTGTCGGTGTGTGTCCTGTCCAACCGGATGCACCTGGATGCCGGCACCGGCCGGGTGATGGTCTGTCCGATCATTCCCGGCCGACCGCCACTGGATGAACTCGTCGGCATCGTTCCCTGTTCCGGCGACCGAGCCCTACTGCCAGAGATGACTCACTGGCTGCCGCAGTCGGCCATAGAGGCCACTGGAGAACGGGTCGGTGCCGGCGAAGTGGCTGAGGCCGTTCGACTGGTGTACAGCCTCATCCGATAA
- a CDS encoding M23 family metallopeptidase, with protein MTTTSRPTLRISAVLALAASLALAVTMLIAPGTAVADEVGVNAKPNFKLPFPCGQVWSGQTRTNHSPQPSIDFNRANDLGDPVVASAPGTVTTVGNTGGTSYGRYIIISHASGWSTVYAHLSAVNVSKGQKVGFGKVIGKVGSTGGSTGPHLHFEQRLNGSAVKIAFDGKQALYWGTKNYKSTNGCGTASNPYTAKQVCGANFSQINSKVLTNGSGKKVARIVLMYNSSTKQNCVVTLKLTNLNKKTKTVAFLRVKDGPRGNDSGSFQYYAGPVKFKAASKCVQWGGSHAGVSFTSKWGHCG; from the coding sequence ATGACAACGACGTCCCGACCAACGCTGAGAATCAGCGCCGTGTTGGCCCTGGCGGCCAGCCTGGCGCTGGCGGTCACGATGCTCATCGCACCCGGAACCGCCGTCGCCGACGAGGTCGGTGTCAACGCCAAGCCCAACTTCAAACTACCGTTCCCCTGTGGACAAGTCTGGTCGGGTCAAACCCGCACCAACCACAGCCCGCAACCGTCGATCGACTTCAACCGGGCCAACGACCTCGGCGACCCGGTCGTCGCCAGCGCCCCCGGAACAGTCACCACGGTCGGCAACACCGGAGGCACCAGCTACGGTCGTTACATCATCATCAGCCACGCCAGTGGCTGGTCGACCGTGTACGCGCATCTGAGCGCGGTCAACGTGTCGAAGGGGCAGAAGGTCGGCTTCGGAAAGGTGATCGGCAAGGTCGGCTCGACCGGCGGCTCGACGGGCCCCCACCTGCACTTCGAACAGCGTCTCAACGGTTCGGCCGTGAAGATCGCCTTCGACGGCAAGCAGGCGTTGTACTGGGGTACGAAGAACTACAAGAGCACCAACGGATGCGGCACCGCCTCCAACCCGTACACCGCCAAACAAGTCTGCGGCGCGAACTTCAGCCAGATCAACTCCAAGGTGCTGACCAACGGCAGCGGCAAGAAGGTCGCCCGCATCGTCCTGATGTACAACTCCTCGACCAAGCAGAACTGCGTGGTCACGCTCAAGCTCACCAACCTGAACAAGAAGACCAAGACCGTGGCGTTCCTCCGAGTGAAGGACGGCCCCAGGGGTAACGACAGCGGCAGCTTCCAGTACTACGCCGGACCGGTGAAGTTCAAGGCCGCCAGCAAATGCGTCCAATGGGGCGGCTCCCACGCCGGAGTCTCGTTCACCAGTAAATGGGGCCACTGCGGCTGA
- a CDS encoding phosphotransferase family protein: MTSEPPADAHPLDQHRDPADAALVRSLAAEVAACFGGELTRMRRANGYSNATWVGEGIAVRIAHTPVDMAREAALVRALPREIGHPEILGQGTTEGHGWMVTREIRGQNLHEAWPSLTPAEQQRAVRQLWNRARIAHDATPSLSALVATHGGFIPPTLDHANVAAGRAKDALKLSGARQSRLHDVIEGYFRAAPLVEQRVNHGDLALMNALWDGEVVALLDFEFAVLGPVEIDLSRLVGEARVSEEGQLVDSEAGTAALEIAAGHIDPIHGRALIHGAAVLDQLRDLDIFLGHDSIEERVEDWRPSRLLTGLLDAEGGYLAPLLG; encoded by the coding sequence ATGACGTCAGAGCCCCCTGCGGATGCCCACCCGCTCGACCAGCACCGCGACCCGGCCGACGCAGCCCTCGTCCGAAGTTTGGCGGCCGAGGTGGCGGCCTGCTTCGGCGGCGAACTCACTCGGATGCGGCGGGCCAACGGCTATTCGAACGCGACCTGGGTGGGTGAGGGTATCGCCGTGCGGATCGCGCATACACCTGTCGACATGGCTCGCGAGGCGGCGCTCGTGCGTGCTCTGCCGCGAGAGATCGGCCACCCGGAGATCCTGGGGCAGGGCACTACCGAAGGCCACGGCTGGATGGTGACCAGGGAGATTCGCGGCCAGAACCTGCACGAAGCCTGGCCGTCCCTGACACCAGCGGAACAGCAACGGGCGGTGCGTCAACTGTGGAATCGAGCCCGGATCGCGCATGACGCGACTCCGTCTCTGAGCGCGCTCGTCGCAACGCACGGCGGCTTCATTCCGCCCACACTCGACCATGCCAATGTAGCGGCCGGTCGCGCCAAGGACGCGCTGAAGCTGTCCGGCGCTCGGCAATCGCGGCTCCACGACGTCATCGAGGGCTACTTCCGGGCTGCGCCCCTCGTCGAGCAGCGCGTCAATCACGGCGACCTGGCCTTGATGAACGCGCTATGGGACGGCGAGGTCGTCGCCCTGCTCGACTTTGAGTTCGCCGTGCTCGGTCCGGTGGAGATCGATCTATCCCGCCTGGTAGGCGAGGCACGCGTATCCGAGGAGGGCCAACTCGTCGATTCGGAGGCGGGCACCGCCGCCCTTGAGATCGCCGCCGGCCACATTGATCCGATCCATGGTCGCGCGCTCATCCATGGCGCCGCCGTCCTCGATCAGCTTCGCGACCTTGACATCTTTCTCGGCCATGACAGCATCGAGGAACGGGTCGAGGACTGGCGCCCGAGCCGTTTGCTCACCGGCCTGCTCGACGCCGAAGGCGGTTACCTCGCGCCTCTGCTCGGGTAA
- a CDS encoding ABC transporter ATP-binding protein: MIDRLRSTAILLGLTFRAAPLLTLVELLAAVAIAVSVPLQTYAVANLIDAISHAAPVTGSIAALVAGLAAMFGGLIASGAVQASMEDRLEGELDRELLTLTTGIPGTAHHEQPELADRMAEIREQSRELKYGTTSLGRAAAVFAGAGAVLVMLVAVHPLLWLLPILAVVRLWTAGLAGAATARAVAATMPAHRLLDRLSRLVREPRHGIELRTFGMSTMLSARMVELHRERDEPRWSVARRSAVVEAAGRVVFIVGYGLAIGFVIRLVAEGRASAGDIALVVLLVPQLDQATSGIADGLRQLTHVLATVANLRWLRGYAARAGERLGRSAPPNRLRDGIEISGLSFAYPGTDALALREVDLTLPAGATVAFVGDNGAGKSTLVSLLAGFHQPTAGRILVDGTPLADIDVNRWRRRLSAGFQDFVDYEFTAGEAIGLGDPTRMSDVDAVEHAVARADAATVVSRLPDGLDSQLGTRFSTGVGLSGGQWQRIALARSFMRPAPLLLLLDEPTAAIDPQSEHELFDRIAAASSVTARRTGGITILVSHRFSTVRMADLIVVFRDGAVAETGTHRQLTDAGGYYAQLFALQAKAYRAD, from the coding sequence GTGATTGATCGACTGCGCTCGACCGCGATCCTCCTCGGACTCACCTTCCGGGCCGCGCCGCTGCTCACTCTCGTCGAACTGCTCGCCGCCGTGGCGATCGCGGTCTCGGTGCCATTGCAGACCTACGCGGTGGCGAACCTGATCGATGCGATCTCGCACGCCGCACCGGTGACCGGCTCGATCGCCGCGCTGGTGGCCGGATTGGCCGCGATGTTCGGTGGTCTCATCGCCTCCGGCGCGGTGCAGGCCTCCATGGAGGACCGCTTGGAAGGCGAGTTGGACCGGGAACTGCTGACGCTGACCACCGGCATCCCCGGCACCGCGCATCATGAGCAGCCGGAGCTGGCCGACCGGATGGCGGAGATTCGGGAGCAGTCCCGAGAACTGAAGTACGGCACGACCTCGCTCGGGCGGGCCGCCGCGGTGTTCGCCGGCGCCGGCGCCGTTCTCGTCATGCTGGTCGCCGTCCACCCGTTGCTGTGGCTGCTTCCCATACTGGCCGTTGTTCGACTGTGGACCGCCGGCCTTGCGGGTGCGGCGACTGCGCGCGCGGTGGCGGCCACCATGCCGGCGCATCGACTGCTCGATCGGCTCTCCCGGTTGGTCAGGGAACCCCGGCACGGTATCGAACTGCGCACCTTCGGCATGTCCACAATGCTTTCGGCGCGGATGGTCGAACTGCATCGAGAGCGTGATGAGCCTCGCTGGTCGGTGGCCAGGCGCTCCGCCGTCGTCGAGGCGGCGGGTCGCGTCGTCTTCATCGTCGGATACGGACTGGCGATCGGATTCGTCATCCGGTTGGTCGCCGAAGGCAGGGCGTCGGCGGGAGACATCGCACTGGTCGTGTTGCTGGTCCCGCAACTGGATCAGGCCACCTCCGGCATCGCCGACGGGCTTCGTCAGCTCACCCACGTCTTGGCCACGGTGGCGAACCTGAGGTGGCTGCGCGGCTATGCGGCTCGTGCCGGGGAGCGGCTTGGCCGGTCGGCGCCACCGAATCGCCTCCGAGACGGTATCGAGATCAGCGGGCTGTCGTTCGCCTACCCGGGTACCGACGCGCTCGCGTTGCGGGAGGTCGACCTGACCCTGCCCGCCGGGGCGACCGTCGCGTTCGTCGGGGACAACGGCGCGGGAAAGTCCACGTTGGTCAGCCTGCTGGCCGGTTTTCACCAACCCACCGCAGGTCGGATTCTCGTCGACGGCACCCCGCTGGCCGACATCGACGTCAACCGGTGGCGACGACGTCTGTCGGCCGGGTTTCAAGATTTCGTCGACTACGAGTTCACCGCCGGTGAGGCAATCGGTCTGGGCGATCCGACCCGGATGTCCGATGTCGATGCCGTCGAGCATGCCGTCGCCCGTGCCGATGCGGCGACGGTCGTCTCACGGCTGCCCGACGGGCTCGACAGTCAACTGGGCACCCGGTTCTCCACGGGAGTCGGGTTGTCCGGCGGTCAGTGGCAGCGCATCGCGTTGGCGCGGTCGTTCATGCGCCCCGCGCCGTTGCTGCTGCTGTTGGACGAGCCGACCGCCGCGATCGATCCGCAGTCGGAACATGAACTGTTCGACCGGATCGCGGCCGCCTCGTCGGTGACCGCCAGGCGCACCGGCGGGATCACGATCCTGGTGTCCCACCGGTTCTCCACCGTACGGATGGCCGATCTGATCGTGGTGTTTCGCGACGGAGCCGTCGCCGAGACCGGGACGCATCGGCAGTTGACGGACGCGGGCGGGTACTACGCGCAACTGTTCGCCTTGCAGGCCAAGGCGTATCGAGCGGACTGA
- a CDS encoding antitoxin codes for MAKEKITVTLTEGLSAMVDQRAADVGMNRSQYIEDLISRDNDARTWADYAERTVPALGLNDYAATLAASMKRTYGAADR; via the coding sequence ATGGCAAAAGAGAAGATAACCGTCACACTCACTGAGGGGTTGTCGGCGATGGTGGACCAGCGTGCCGCCGACGTCGGCATGAACCGGTCCCAGTACATCGAGGACTTGATCTCCCGCGACAACGACGCTCGAACCTGGGCCGACTACGCCGAACGCACTGTTCCCGCCCTGGGCCTCAACGACTACGCGGCGACTCTGGCCGCCAGTATGAAGAGGACCTACGGTGCTGCGGACCGGTGA
- a CDS encoding DUF4259 domain-containing protein, with translation MGTFGSGLLDSDTAIDFVEALHEVPPKARLKQITVILDSAAASGTQSVQASPLPEEVVAAVAVLVANMNQGEFSWPAESDVPLPLLTGTISPTVANTARVALSNVSRKDGWWWNSWVDDQERALAYANIEALIRALD, from the coding sequence TTGGGAACTTTTGGAAGTGGACTGCTTGACAGTGATACGGCCATAGATTTTGTGGAGGCTCTGCACGAGGTGCCGCCCAAAGCGCGGCTCAAACAGATCACGGTGATACTCGACTCGGCTGCGGCATCAGGAACTCAGAGTGTGCAGGCTTCACCGTTGCCGGAGGAAGTGGTCGCGGCGGTCGCGGTCTTGGTCGCAAATATGAACCAGGGAGAATTCAGTTGGCCTGCCGAAAGTGATGTCCCCCTGCCTCTGCTTACAGGGACGATCTCCCCTACGGTGGCAAACACCGCGCGCGTAGCTTTGTCTAATGTGTCTCGGAAAGATGGATGGTGGTGGAACAGTTGGGTCGATGATCAGGAACGAGCCTTGGCCTATGCAAACATTGAAGCGCTGATAAGAGCGTTGGACTGA
- a CDS encoding peptidoglycan recognition protein family protein, which produces MNDESSWTRRALLGGVTGLAAGSLIGADTGIAADVEEFAAPEIIGCGNWGARPPSEPITLVRRRPAKLIIHHTVTANTGDFSKKQAKRHARQVQDIHMDGNGWRDTGYLFIVSRGGFITEGRHRSLARLRNGEDFVLGAHTTGQNDKGVGIALEGNYDVTAPIPAAQWRALVHLSTFACRKYRIPAKKIFGHRDFSATACPGRRMYRRIVELRTAVRRQL; this is translated from the coding sequence ATGAACGATGAATCATCATGGACCCGACGCGCCCTCCTGGGTGGCGTCACCGGCCTGGCGGCGGGAAGCCTCATCGGCGCCGACACCGGCATCGCAGCCGACGTCGAAGAGTTCGCCGCGCCGGAGATCATCGGCTGCGGCAACTGGGGTGCACGGCCACCGTCGGAGCCCATCACCCTGGTACGACGCCGACCGGCGAAGCTGATCATTCACCACACCGTCACGGCCAACACCGGCGACTTCAGTAAAAAACAGGCGAAACGTCACGCCCGCCAGGTGCAGGACATCCACATGGACGGCAACGGTTGGCGCGACACCGGTTACCTGTTCATCGTCAGCCGCGGCGGGTTCATCACCGAAGGCCGACACCGCAGCCTCGCCCGGTTGCGCAACGGCGAGGACTTCGTCCTCGGCGCCCACACCACCGGCCAAAACGACAAGGGCGTCGGCATCGCGTTGGAGGGCAACTACGACGTGACCGCGCCGATCCCGGCCGCGCAGTGGCGGGCCCTGGTGCACCTGAGCACCTTCGCCTGCCGCAAATACCGGATACCGGCCAAGAAGATCTTCGGTCACCGGGACTTCTCGGCGACCGCCTGCCCAGGTCGTCGCATGTACCGGCGAATCGTCGAGCTGCGAACCGCAGTCCGACGACAGCTATGA
- a CDS encoding ATP-binding cassette domain-containing protein has protein sequence MSASLRSLLRLCAFTLRSGPFIAYLIAFAVLTALLGTGLTILIGRVVAGVADVSIGSVPESLWWPVGLLCLTILFRNLLPIALDLARRRCIYDLEPVVHRSIHDALMSEPGIGHLESAAVQDGVDRARGIGGFGVRAFVDALGSLIIARLSAVSSALVVGIWFSWPVAVVVLATTWFVEWYSAAQLRAESDQWADQTEEQRKAAYVFELGMGRAAKEIRIFGLGPWFVDRYLTSWHNAMRPLWQERRRAALRTFAVYGVHLAVLIGAVIMVGWTDELPVAEVTTVVVALLGLGAAADGHSASRMRRGIEAFRAIEELPRLVETARSTITPEAARVEGVVRFENVWFRYGDESDWVLRGVDLELVPNGSTALVGVNGAGKSTIVKLMTGVYSPSRGRILVDGAEATKPDPMAWQRRIAAVAQDFVRLPVTLAQNVTMAEDAPDTRLLTEVAALTGLDVIVAASPRGWETVLDRSMPGGMELSGGQWQRVALARAAYAARIGADLLILDEPASALDVRGEADLIERYLDLTAGHTSFVISHRFSVVRGADRICVLDDGAIVETGTHEQLLDRRGRYAAMFATQAKRYTMDGGSRD, from the coding sequence GTGTCCGCGTCTCTTCGTTCCCTTCTGCGCCTGTGCGCTTTCACTCTCCGCAGTGGACCGTTCATTGCGTATCTCATCGCCTTCGCGGTACTCACCGCTCTGCTGGGCACCGGCCTGACCATCCTGATCGGCCGTGTCGTCGCCGGCGTGGCCGACGTTTCGATCGGTTCGGTTCCCGAATCGCTGTGGTGGCCGGTCGGGCTGCTGTGTCTGACGATCCTGTTCCGCAACCTGCTGCCCATCGCCCTGGATTTGGCCCGTCGCCGCTGCATCTACGACCTGGAACCGGTGGTACACCGATCGATCCATGACGCGCTGATGTCGGAGCCGGGAATCGGGCACTTGGAGTCGGCCGCCGTTCAAGACGGTGTCGATCGCGCCCGAGGCATCGGCGGGTTCGGTGTTCGCGCCTTCGTCGACGCCCTCGGTTCCCTCATCATCGCGCGGTTGTCGGCGGTGAGTTCGGCGCTGGTGGTGGGCATCTGGTTCTCCTGGCCGGTGGCGGTGGTCGTCCTGGCGACGACCTGGTTCGTGGAGTGGTACTCCGCCGCGCAACTGCGGGCCGAATCCGACCAGTGGGCCGACCAGACGGAGGAACAGCGTAAGGCGGCTTACGTCTTCGAACTCGGCATGGGCCGGGCCGCCAAGGAGATCCGGATCTTCGGACTCGGGCCATGGTTCGTCGACCGCTACCTCACCTCCTGGCATAACGCCATGCGTCCACTATGGCAAGAGCGACGTAGGGCGGCGTTGCGCACCTTCGCCGTGTACGGGGTGCATCTGGCGGTACTGATCGGCGCCGTGATCATGGTCGGCTGGACCGATGAGCTGCCGGTGGCGGAGGTGACCACCGTCGTGGTGGCACTGTTGGGCCTGGGCGCGGCGGCCGACGGTCATTCGGCATCGCGGATGCGGCGCGGGATCGAGGCGTTCCGAGCGATCGAGGAACTGCCCCGTCTGGTCGAGACCGCCCGCTCCACCATCACTCCGGAAGCCGCCCGCGTCGAGGGGGTGGTCCGGTTCGAGAACGTGTGGTTTCGCTACGGCGATGAGTCCGACTGGGTGCTGCGGGGCGTCGACCTCGAACTGGTGCCGAACGGCTCGACCGCCCTGGTCGGCGTCAACGGTGCCGGGAAGTCCACCATTGTGAAACTCATGACCGGTGTCTACTCGCCGTCACGGGGACGGATTCTGGTCGATGGCGCGGAAGCGACGAAACCGGACCCGATGGCCTGGCAGCGCCGCATCGCCGCCGTCGCCCAAGACTTCGTGCGACTACCGGTCACCTTGGCGCAGAACGTGACCATGGCCGAGGACGCGCCTGACACCCGGTTGCTGACCGAGGTCGCGGCATTGACCGGGCTTGACGTGATCGTCGCCGCGTCGCCCCGTGGATGGGAGACCGTGCTCGACCGTTCCATGCCTGGCGGTATGGAGCTGTCGGGCGGGCAGTGGCAGCGAGTCGCGTTGGCTCGGGCCGCATACGCCGCCCGAATCGGAGCCGACCTGCTGATTCTCGACGAACCGGCTTCGGCGCTCGACGTGCGCGGCGAGGCCGACCTCATCGAGCGGTACCTGGACCTCACCGCCGGACACACCTCGTTCGTGATCTCCCACCGGTTCTCCGTCGTTCGGGGCGCCGACCGCATCTGCGTGTTGGACGACGGTGCGATCGTCGAGACCGGAACCCATGAGCAACTGCTCGACCGTCGCGGCCGGTACGCGGCAATGTTCGCCACTCAAGCGAAGCGGTACACGATGGATGGTGGCTCACGTGATTGA
- a CDS encoding GNAT family N-acetyltransferase, whose product MVEIEIVEPTGLPLNELLGLYESVGWTTYTRAPELLRRSVSGSHRVATARRDGHLVGLARTISDGATIVYLQDVLIAPTEQRGGLGRRLLTILFDSYGDIRQRVLLTDTEEGQRAFYERLGFTETHDHEPALRAFVRFG is encoded by the coding sequence GTGGTGGAAATCGAGATCGTGGAGCCGACCGGACTCCCGCTGAACGAGCTACTGGGACTGTATGAGTCGGTCGGCTGGACCACCTACACCCGGGCTCCGGAGTTGTTGCGGCGCAGCGTATCCGGCTCACATCGGGTCGCGACCGCGAGGCGAGACGGCCACCTGGTCGGATTGGCCCGCACGATCTCCGACGGTGCCACGATCGTGTACCTGCAGGATGTGCTCATCGCTCCCACGGAACAGCGTGGTGGACTGGGCCGTCGGCTGCTGACGATCCTGTTCGACTCCTACGGTGACATCCGGCAGCGGGTCCTGCTCACCGATACCGAGGAGGGGCAGCGGGCGTTCTACGAGCGGCTCGGTTTCACCGAGACCCACGACCACGAGCCCGCTTTGCGAGCCTTCGTCCGTTTCGGCTGA
- a CDS encoding MMPL family transporter, with protein MNKPARGNRIIRILLPALVILAWLVAAAIGGPYFGRVSEVSSNDNTTYLPESAEATRVQDRLGEFLDSDTIPAIIVVSSDTPLTESERENIAAAIEPIQDVDGVHRGVSPPILSDDKYAVQVFVPIDSSADIDGVVTEIRDLISRELPIGLASAVTGPAGFSADLLEAFSGIDGLLLVVALIAVLVILLVVYRSVLLPITVLATSLFALCVALLTVWWLAKADVVILTGQTQGILFILVIGAATDYALLYTARYREELRRHQDRGTATRAAVKGTLEPVLASGGTVIAGLLCLLLSDLGSNKSLGPVAAIGILFAMFSALTLLPALLFAFGRAAYWPRRPRYQPDRDDDAAANTGAYARIGGWIERRPRTVWIGCTLLLLLGAAFVTQLRADGVPQSEFVLGSSDARDGQQLLSEHFPAGSGTPAYVLTPKNEMEQVAATLLADDGVDSVVVTSADSPSGTTPVGGPPDAPAPTVSRGDVLLQATLTAPTDSTLAEDTIRRLRADLGSTVQIGGTTATGVDTKDTAAHDRDLIIPVVLAVILLILMLLLRAILAPILLIATTVLSFGTAMGVAALVFNELFAFSGADPSVPLYGFVFLVALGIDYNIFLMTRVREEALIHGNEQGIHRGLGVTGGVITSAGIVLAATFAALAVIPILFLAQLAFIVAFGVLLDTFLVRTLLVPALGFDIGSAIWWPSKKIRPSRSLES; from the coding sequence GTGAACAAGCCCGCCCGTGGGAACCGCATCATACGGATCCTGTTGCCCGCACTGGTGATCCTGGCGTGGCTCGTCGCCGCCGCCATCGGCGGCCCCTACTTCGGTCGTGTCAGCGAGGTGTCCTCCAACGACAACACGACCTACCTTCCCGAGAGCGCCGAGGCGACCCGGGTGCAGGACCGACTCGGCGAGTTTCTCGACTCCGATACCATTCCGGCGATCATCGTCGTCAGCTCCGACACACCGCTCACCGAGTCCGAGCGCGAGAACATCGCCGCGGCCATCGAACCGATCCAAGACGTCGACGGCGTTCATCGTGGGGTGTCGCCACCGATTCTGTCCGACGACAAGTACGCGGTACAGGTGTTCGTACCCATCGACTCCAGTGCCGACATCGACGGTGTCGTCACCGAGATCCGCGACCTCATCAGTCGGGAACTGCCCATCGGGCTAGCCTCCGCGGTGACCGGTCCGGCCGGGTTCAGCGCCGACCTGCTCGAGGCGTTCTCCGGCATCGACGGGCTGCTGTTGGTGGTCGCGCTGATCGCGGTCCTGGTAATCCTGTTGGTGGTCTACCGATCGGTGCTGCTGCCCATCACCGTGTTGGCCACCAGCCTGTTCGCGTTGTGTGTGGCGTTGTTGACGGTCTGGTGGTTGGCGAAGGCGGACGTGGTCATCCTGACCGGCCAAACCCAGGGAATCCTGTTCATCCTGGTCATCGGTGCCGCGACCGATTACGCACTGTTGTACACGGCGCGATATCGCGAGGAACTACGCCGCCACCAGGATCGCGGCACCGCCACCCGCGCGGCCGTCAAGGGCACGTTGGAGCCGGTGCTGGCCTCCGGCGGCACCGTCATCGCCGGTCTACTGTGTCTATTGTTGAGTGACCTGGGCTCCAACAAGTCCCTCGGTCCGGTCGCCGCCATCGGCATTCTGTTCGCGATGTTCTCCGCGTTGACCCTGCTGCCGGCGTTGCTGTTCGCATTCGGCCGTGCCGCCTACTGGCCGCGCAGGCCGCGCTACCAGCCGGACCGGGACGACGACGCCGCCGCCAACACCGGCGCCTACGCGCGCATCGGCGGATGGATCGAGCGACGCCCCCGGACGGTGTGGATCGGCTGCACCCTGCTGCTGCTCCTGGGCGCGGCGTTCGTGACCCAGCTGCGAGCCGACGGGGTGCCGCAGAGCGAGTTCGTGCTCGGTTCCTCCGACGCACGCGATGGCCAACAGCTGCTGTCCGAACACTTCCCCGCCGGGTCGGGCACACCGGCCTATGTGCTGACTCCCAAGAACGAGATGGAGCAGGTCGCCGCGACGCTGTTGGCCGACGACGGCGTCGACTCGGTCGTCGTGACCTCCGCCGACAGTCCCAGCGGGACGACACCGGTCGGTGGGCCGCCGGACGCTCCGGCACCCACGGTCAGTCGTGGCGACGTGCTGCTGCAGGCCACCCTCACCGCTCCGACCGACAGCACCCTGGCGGAGGACACGATCCGTCGACTGCGTGCCGACCTCGGATCGACCGTCCAGATAGGTGGAACGACGGCGACCGGCGTCGACACCAAGGACACCGCCGCCCACGACCGCGACCTGATCATCCCGGTCGTCCTGGCGGTCATCCTGTTGATTCTCATGCTGCTGCTGCGGGCGATCCTGGCGCCGATCCTGCTGATCGCCACGACCGTGTTGTCGTTCGGCACCGCGATGGGCGTGGCCGCACTGGTCTTCAACGAACTGTTCGCGTTCTCCGGCGCCGACCCCAGCGTCCCGCTGTACGGGTTCGTGTTCCTGGTGGCGCTGGGCATCGACTACAACATCTTCCTCATGACACGAGTCAGGGAGGAGGCGTTGATTCATGGCAACGAGCAGGGCATCCACCGAGGCTTGGGCGTGACCGGTGGCGTGATCACCTCGGCCGGGATCGTACTGGCGGCGACCTTCGCGGCGTTGGCGGTCATACCGATCCTGTTCCTGGCGCAGCTGGCGTTCATCGTCGCCTTCGGGGTCCTGCTCGACACGTTCCTGGTTCGGACCCTGTTGGTTCCGGCGCTCGGCTTCGACATCGGCAGCGCGATCTGGTGGCCGTCGAAGAAGATCAGGCCCAGCCGGTCGCTCGAGTCCTGA
- a CDS encoding DUF1905 domain-containing protein, whose product MRLTFSGPLWYWRGPAPWYFVTVPDDDSEVIKDESASLTYGWGMIPATATIGGSTWKTSLFAKDGRYVVPVKADIRRAEELSEGDHVAVDLAIG is encoded by the coding sequence ATTCGACTGACCTTCTCCGGTCCACTGTGGTATTGGCGTGGCCCGGCACCGTGGTACTTCGTGACCGTGCCCGACGACGACAGCGAGGTCATCAAGGACGAATCGGCCTCGCTGACCTACGGCTGGGGAATGATCCCCGCGACCGCAACCATCGGCGGCTCAACCTGGAAGACCTCGCTGTTCGCCAAGGACGGCCGCTACGTGGTCCCAGTCAAGGCCGACATCCGTCGCGCCGAAGAACTGTCCGAGGGTGACCACGTCGCGGTCGACCTGGCGATCGGTTGA